One Tunturibacter gelidoferens genomic region harbors:
- a CDS encoding DUF417 family protein encodes MAETTPTGAWGDNEIQAKSVLTKIAAFVANRNIPFLICSVGMIVMLLWAGKFKMTAPGAEGIIPLVSNSPLTSWQFKHFGPYILGDMIGLTEWTAAILLIIGYFKPKAGILGGIILVGMFFTTSTMLITTPDDTVVVHGIHYMNNTGLFLFKDIIAFGVAFYLISYYGRKAIMAENQR; translated from the coding sequence ATGGCTGAAACCACACCGACTGGGGCATGGGGCGATAACGAAATACAGGCGAAGAGTGTGCTAACAAAGATCGCGGCGTTTGTCGCAAATCGAAATATCCCTTTCCTTATTTGCAGTGTTGGAATGATCGTGATGTTGCTGTGGGCGGGGAAATTCAAGATGACAGCACCGGGAGCGGAGGGCATCATCCCGCTTGTCAGTAACAGCCCATTGACCAGTTGGCAGTTCAAGCACTTTGGACCATATATTTTGGGGGATATGATCGGGCTCACGGAATGGACTGCAGCAATCCTGCTGATCATTGGCTACTTCAAACCTAAAGCAGGCATTCTGGGCGGGATCATTCTAGTCGGCATGTTCTTCACCACGAGCACCATGTTGATCACGACGCCGGATGACACCGTCGTGGTTCACGGCATCCATTACATGAACAACACCGGCCTGTTTCTCTTCAAGGACATTATCGCTTTCGGAGTTGCGTTCTATCTGATCAGCTACTATGGCCGAAAAGCGATCATGGCTGAGAATCAGAGATGA
- a CDS encoding PEP-CTERM sorting domain-containing protein: protein MRRSLCLLCLLVFGGCLAAQADPLVTVTVNFVYHNFDDTGSTTFSFDPDKVFFYLHPNYQFDFLYPLIQSPEFPSPSSFDTVDFFGGSLAFTNFGPNFIYDFEIDGTCQDIPPLAGTGAVPTFVTTTCYGSGVRDSIGGDQTEVVEEITSLDFVVTGGEATPEPSSLVLLGTGLAGLLQIGFSRMRAARRAS from the coding sequence ATGCGTCGATCCCTTTGTCTTCTGTGTCTACTGGTTTTTGGCGGTTGCCTTGCGGCTCAGGCCGATCCACTCGTGACGGTTACCGTCAACTTCGTCTACCACAACTTCGACGACACGGGCTCGACCACCTTCTCGTTCGATCCGGACAAGGTGTTCTTCTATCTCCACCCAAATTACCAGTTTGATTTCTTGTATCCCCTCATTCAGTCGCCCGAGTTTCCGAGCCCGAGCAGCTTCGACACAGTGGATTTCTTTGGCGGCTCGCTCGCGTTCACCAACTTTGGACCAAATTTCATCTACGATTTCGAAATCGACGGTACCTGCCAGGACATCCCCCCTCTCGCCGGCACCGGGGCGGTGCCTACCTTCGTAACAACGACCTGCTATGGCAGCGGCGTTCGCGATTCTATCGGCGGGGACCAGACAGAGGTGGTCGAGGAGATTACCTCGCTGGACTTCGTGGTGACGGGAGGTGAGGCCACACCTGAGCCGTCGAGCCTTGTCCTGCTCGGTACCGGCCTTGCCGGTCTCTTGCAAATTGGCTTCAGCCGCATGCGAGCTGCCCGAAGAGCTTCCTAG
- a CDS encoding alcohol dehydrogenase, whose protein sequence is MATAVAAATMKVAQVSAAGGDFQIVERAIPNPDAGHIRIKVLACGVCHSDAMTKEGAWPGIQYPRAPGHEVAGVVDEVGAGVSTWKKGQRVGVGWHGGHDNTCLSCRRGDFGNCSNMKIPGISYDGGYQEYMVAPVEALVAIPDSLGDVEAAPLLCAGITTFNALRHSGALPSDLVAVQGIGGLGHLGIQFASKFGYNVAAIGRGPENAALAKKLGANVYIDSKATNAAEELQKLGGAKVILATAPSSKAMSELINGLGPNGKLMVIGASFDPIEVTPIQLITSSRTIQGWASGTPTDSEDTLRFAELTGVRPMIETYPLEKAAEAYARMMSGNAQFRVVLTM, encoded by the coding sequence ATGGCAACAGCCGTCGCAGCAGCAACGATGAAGGTGGCTCAAGTTTCCGCGGCCGGCGGAGATTTTCAGATTGTGGAGCGTGCGATTCCTAACCCAGATGCGGGGCATATAAGGATCAAGGTGCTGGCCTGCGGGGTTTGTCACAGTGATGCGATGACGAAAGAAGGTGCGTGGCCGGGCATTCAGTATCCGCGGGCTCCTGGACATGAGGTGGCAGGCGTTGTCGATGAGGTGGGTGCGGGGGTATCGACGTGGAAGAAGGGGCAGCGCGTCGGTGTCGGCTGGCATGGCGGCCATGACAACACGTGTCTCTCGTGTCGGCGTGGTGATTTTGGCAACTGCTCGAATATGAAGATTCCGGGCATCAGCTATGACGGCGGGTACCAGGAATACATGGTGGCTCCGGTGGAGGCATTGGTGGCGATACCGGATAGTCTGGGTGACGTTGAAGCGGCGCCTCTGCTCTGCGCGGGGATTACTACCTTCAACGCGCTGCGGCACAGCGGTGCACTGCCCAGCGACCTCGTTGCGGTTCAGGGTATCGGCGGTCTCGGTCACCTTGGAATTCAGTTTGCGAGCAAGTTTGGTTATAACGTTGCGGCGATCGGGCGTGGACCGGAGAACGCGGCGCTTGCGAAGAAGCTTGGAGCGAATGTGTACATCGACAGCAAAGCGACGAACGCTGCCGAGGAGTTACAAAAGCTGGGCGGGGCAAAGGTGATTTTGGCGACCGCTCCGAGTTCGAAGGCGATGTCTGAGTTGATCAATGGGCTGGGGCCGAACGGCAAGCTTATGGTGATTGGTGCCAGCTTCGATCCCATTGAGGTCACGCCAATACAGCTCATCACTTCTAGCCGAACGATTCAAGGGTGGGCTTCGGGAACACCAACTGACTCCGAGGACACACTGCGCTTCGCAGAGCTGACCGGCGTGCGGCCCATGATTGAAACCTATCCGCTCGAAAAAGCAGCCGAGGCTTATGCGCGGATGATGAGCGGGAATGCACAGTTTCGCGTGGTGCTGACGATGTAG